Part of the Zingiber officinale cultivar Zhangliang chromosome 8A, Zo_v1.1, whole genome shotgun sequence genome, ATGAAAAACAAAGAGGAATTAGGATCGATTTAAGATTCAAGATTTGCCAAAACACCTATTTCACCAGTTGGATCTCATTATCAGCCTTCTCTGTATTGgtttgatgaataaaattaagttCTCCCTCCTGCCATGGAAGAAGGCCACTTCTTGGGTCAACAAAGTTGAAAAAAATGGAATCTCTGAGCCCTGTGTCGTTAACCTCGCAGAACTGGCTCGACCAATCAGGTGGCTCCACTGCCTTTGTGCCCAGGCCTGGAGCCCGGTCCTTGGATCCCACATTCTCCTCATTCTGCCAGTCTGCAACGTAGGTAGCAACTCTACGGTGAAACTTTTCCTTGAACACCTCCCACGCTTGATACTTGTAATGGTTGATCGCCATGAGTCCCTTCTCCATGTTGACGTATCGCATACCTTCTTTCAATCGAAAATGGTGCACTACGTTGGTGAGAGAAGGATCCAGTGCCTCTGGCCGGACAATTGACTTGTGCCGCTCCGGAGCCAACAGCCGACAAGTGTATCCCAAAGTGACACCTTCCAAAGGTGCTGTCTTCCTTCCGGAGGGGCCAAAACTGTAGCATGTCGTCCGGAGCTCCCCTATCCGTGGTATGCTCGAGTAGTTCTGGAGAACATCGTGCAGTGTGACATTGGTGGGGAGGTACAAAAACTCGTCGACGTCAATGAATCCTACCCACTCGCAGTGGCTTCTGGCTCGAAGAGCGCAATGCGCGAATCCTGCCTCCTGGGTTTTAACCCAGGGCCACAAATGGCGACTGATTCTGTAGTTAGAAGACATGGTTAATGATCCGATGGCTTGCTCGATGTCGTCGTCGCTGTTGTTGTCGTATATGAACCAGCGCTCGACCCCTATGTGGCCGTGGTAAATGATCCATTCTGGCAGGAACTTCGCTTGGTTGCGCAGCATCGTGCAGACGCACATGGTGTGCCGCTTTTGCCTTGGGCTTGCGGGGAGGGTTTCAGGGCGGGCGATGGAAGGGAGAGCGGTCGCGCCTGGGTCCTTTGTCTTGACGGATATCAGAGGAGGATCGAGGTGCGGTCGGGAGCCGAGACGGAGGAGGATGCTCGGTGGGGTGCTGCAGCGGATAATTTCCTGGGCTGCTGTTAATGCAGGGGAGGTCAGAAGGTACTTAGGCGTCGAGAAGTTCCAGCCAAAGACGCACTCGAAGCGAGAGGGATCGGAGAGGCGGGCGGGGCGGAGGTTGAAGCCTTTGGCGAAGACGATGGTAGAGTTGTCATTGGGGTCGACGAGGGCGGCGTAGGTGAGGTGGTCGGAAGGCAAGGGGTGGAGCATGGGGAGATCAGGCGAGATGGAAACAGGGAAGCCTTGAGGCCCAACGGGGCAGATAATGAAGGGAGTCGTCCTGGAAGGGACGACGGCAGGGAACTGGACGTGGGGACTGCGTGAGGAGGGGTGGTAGTAGATGCAAACAAGATCGGATTGCGGGAGGGAACTGGGGAATCGGAGAAAGAGGAGGACCTCATCTGGAAAGGAAATGGCTTCTTGGATCTCGATGGAAGGGTGCTTGCTGCTGCCATTCTTGGAGGTGGTGGCGTCTCGCCGGAGGAAGGGGTGATCGGAAGCAAGGGCATTGATGGCCGATGTCTGCCAGGTCGGTAGCAACACCGGTCGAGATGAAACTGTCAAAATTCAGATCACCGACGCATCATAGACcaattttcaacaaaaaaaaacaaaaaatcaaaacaatagAGAAAACATAAGATAAAACTTTTTTGCTGAAATTAAAATAGAGGATTTCCACCCAATAGATGAAGATTGCTATGAACACCAAACATTGAATTTCCATTTCAACAAAAAAAAGAACGGCACGTTGGGAAGGAACACAGAAGACAAAGCGTAAGtaaaaaaagggggaaaaaaagcAAATTTCACCGACGCATCATAGACCAATTTtcaacaaaaaaacacaacagaTGATACGGATCGCGAACACAGATTCAGAAGAAAACACAAATCAAACAAAGAAGAAGTGATATTTTCTGATTCCGACGACTAACCTGCAAAGATTCGGAAGGTGGAGTAGGCAACGATGGCGAAGAGGGCGCAGCAAAGGAAGACGAAAATGGCATGCCACGAGAAAGAGGCGGAGGTGCCCTTGGACGAAGATCTCCCCCATCCTCCAGCGACTCTTCTTCGTTCTTTCATGGCCTCAGAGGCGGTGGCGGCGGAGCGCCACCAGATCCGAGACGAGGcggcctcctcctcttcctcttccttcgcCTCTTGCTTGCGGCCAGTCGTTCATAGGAATCAGAAATGAAGCGGACGACGACGCTGGAGCGGCGGTGCCTGCTCCAGAACCGTTCGACGGTTACAAACGAAGAAgcaggagaaaaagaaaagaattgTGGTCTGGATAGAAAGTTGCAGGCTTGTGGTTTGGATTCGCCACCGAGCGAATTTATgcggttaattaattaatttatttattttagtaatGGAAAATTCCACTTAACTCCAATAActtatcttattttttaaaatacatcCATAAAAAATTAAACTGCATCATCATTTTTGCATTATCCTCCAAAAATTATCCCTGTACTCGACCAATCCAATAATAACATACTAACCATTTGACCATCTTATTAGACGGATCAACTATATCAAATTTTTTATAccattaaattattattagagtGTAGTGCAGACGATAAATATATGACATCTAAATATAATGATTAGGATTCAATTCAAATTTCATCATGTGTTTAATGCTTATGTATTtatatttatctaattttatATTATGTAGTATTTATTGACCGtcatatgaaaaataaaaatattttataatgaatTGATATAGATTTATATAATGGTTTAAGTAAAATTGCTATGTGACATTGAAGTTTTTGCTAAAACTGCTATATCATTATCAGATAGAGCAAGTAAAGACGAGGGAGAATTGGAGGGGGGAAAAAATAGAAATGAGATGTCCTTATTTTTGTAATGTGAGGCAGCTTTTAAACTATGAATTATAAGTTACTCtggtaatttaaaaaatttagatattttaacaaataaagaaaatacagGTATTGAAATGAAAATTTGCCCAAAAGTAactgaaattttagaatttaacgGTGAAACACTGCGGCTGCCAGCCTGACCGCTACGAAAGGAACAAAGAGAGGGACCCGCTTTCCCTTTCTATCCCTTTAACGTTCGAACCGGAACGGACCGAGTCGAGTTCGACGGAATCGAACCGGACCGGATGTTAACTCGACCTGCGGTGCTAAATTTGGAAATAGTCGCAAAAGGCAACGGTGCGGAAGGGAATACCGGTTCGTGCCAGTTCAGGATGGCAGAGCCCGCCGGAAAGGGACGGTGACTCGCTGTAACGGCTATTTGTGACCTGTTTACTTGGAGCGACCATAATAAGCTGAGAATAAGTAAGGGTGTAATTGAGCTGAGTCCAGTCGAATTCTTGGATGTTTgaatttgactcgtttataatcgagtctagctcgagttttatttaacgaatatattcatgacttatGAGCTTATTCGAATTTTTATCAAGCTTAAACGGGTTTAatgaatataaattataaatttaaatatttattaaaaattaaattatatatttttaaaaattataatattctgattaaaatttataattttattttaataaataaattcaatatatttgtctatattttttataagtagagtgtaaaatctataaattcaatattaaaattattattatttttttaaaagttgattcatgagcttaaagAATAAGTAGTTATTGTACTAGTTATAGAAGTTTGCTAGGCTACACAtcattattataataaaaattggtTATTTTAATTTCAGAATTATGGTATCTAAATAGTTAATCATTTAAAATCTAATAACGTCGCTCTATAATATAATTCGAAGAGTATTACTTTTTATTACCCGCCAAATGTTAATTTgttgatttgaaaaaaaaactagatatctatattagaaaaaaaaattcaattttaattataaaatatttttagacttatcacatttattttttttgaaaaaaaatattctagaaatttaTGCATAAGCCACTGACAGATTGGTGACGCGAACGGGCCTACTGGGGTTTCGTCGCCGCTGCCGAAGCcacaatttcttcttcttcccttccaaaATCTGATCCCTTGGAATCAGACGTAACCACCCAATCCCCGACGCCCACCGCCATCGGCACCGCCGCTGCTCCTTTACGTTCCTCAGCCAAAATCGCGCCGGCGCTCTGTAGCCCCCCTGGACTGGCATTTGAGATGCCTGTGCCCCTGCTTGGCCTCCACGACTTCCGGGAGAAGGTCGCCGCCCAACTCGTCCCTTGGAGCCGCTCCATCCAGTTCTGGGCTCGTGCCATCGATGTCTACGCCGGCTACAAGGTCTCTACTTTCCCCTCTCTATGGCGCAAGCCATCGTACAGGTCGCCTTCTTGCAATCTACGTCATCGTTCGGTCAAAGTCAGGAAGGGTAGAATTTGTATCTAGTATACTGACCATGATATCAACTCTTATAATATTCACGTTCATCCAAAGATTTGGAGGTGATGTATGCTGTCAATCTTTTAGATGGTACCAGAGCCATGGCACCATTTGGTTAAAAGTTCGGCACTACAGCCAAGGCTATAAAATCTTAAGAGAGCATTGGTCTGCTTGATCTATTGAACTCTCCATTTTTGCAACTTCATCAGTAGGAAGAAATACCTAATCGAGTTGAGCTGCTGCTATACTAAGCCTTTGAAAATCCTTCCTTAACTCAAGATTGTAATAGAAGATTTGTCGTCAAAGTCAGTAAGTTGTGATAGAGAAGAAGATAATCTATCAAGTTGTGGTAGAGAAGAAGCTAATCTATCATTTAGAGAAACACACTCCTCATTCTTTCATACCTATTGGGTCCATAGTCCTTAGaaggatctcaaaattattttggtTTATGTTGCCTCAGCAGGCAGAATTAGCCTACCCAAGCAAGAGATATTCTCTACTGTCCAAGAATAAGTTAGGATTTGTTAGTGGTTAGGTGGAGAAACCTATGCAACATGGAAGGAattgttggagttgcaaggttacaaacatagtcccacattgaaaatacatgggaaatatcatgggtttataagaaaaaagatatcttcattgacatgagaccttttgggtagtgctcaagagcaaaaccatgagggcttaagtctaaagtggacaatatcatactattatggagatatctaaattcttttcgatcttacaattggtatcagagcttcttttcgatcttacaattggtatcagagctcggactgccagacaccaggcaggaagtcctagtaggtc contains:
- the LOC122009426 gene encoding glycosyltransferase family 92 protein Os08g0121900, coding for MKERRRVAGGWGRSSSKGTSASFSWHAIFVFLCCALFAIVAYSTFRIFAVSSRPVLLPTWQTSAINALASDHPFLRRDATTSKNGSSKHPSIEIQEAISFPDEVLLFLRFPSSLPQSDLVCIYYHPSSRSPHVQFPAVVPSRTTPFIICPVGPQGFPVSISPDLPMLHPLPSDHLTYAALVDPNDNSTIVFAKGFNLRPARLSDPSRFECVFGWNFSTPKYLLTSPALTAAQEIIRCSTPPSILLRLGSRPHLDPPLISVKTKDPGATALPSIARPETLPASPRQKRHTMCVCTMLRNQAKFLPEWIIYHGHIGVERWFIYDNNSDDDIEQAIGSLTMSSNYRISRHLWPWVKTQEAGFAHCALRARSHCEWVGFIDVDEFLYLPTNVTLHDVLQNYSSIPRIGELRTTCYSFGPSGRKTAPLEGVTLGYTCRLLAPERHKSIVRPEALDPSLTNVVHHFRLKEGMRYVNMEKGLMAINHYKYQAWEVFKEKFHRRVATYVADWQNEENVGSKDRAPGLGTKAVEPPDWSSQFCEVNDTGLRDSIFFNFVDPRSGLLPWQEGELNFIHQTNTEKADNEIQLVK